In the Juglans microcarpa x Juglans regia isolate MS1-56 chromosome 6D, Jm3101_v1.0, whole genome shotgun sequence genome, one interval contains:
- the LOC121234061 gene encoding patellin-4-like, which yields MAKTTEVDGKQEQKPSKNVENEDVIVAKVEGVEQNGESKEDNVQKMEVVIDNGKNVHELTAKKVEEKESKAERKDMSLSPVAEKNTSPREESNFLSHLKVHEKKAFAKLKMKIDEVIKGKLWIHENKNNVDETVEKKKKDEAERSDVNSQPPPTVDRSSSFTDMSNFPSDWKEYEKKALAELRAKVEESINGNHLFKAKNEQMDLQENAKSLKKVRKEIREKKEEKSEENEKLVLEGKEKEDADKNGAKESKESKQDKTHLPIEEENLNVDKDIALWGIPLLPSKGDNATDIILLKFLKAREFKVNDAFEMLRNTLQWRKENNIDSILKESIDSTELDMMCYMNGLDRQGHPVCYNNFGLLGDNEMYNKMLGTEEKREKFLRWRVQLMEKGIQRLDFKPGGVSSLLQISNLRNTSGPSKKELWCSIKQVVGLLQDNYPEFVEKNIFINVPFWFYAFTALLSPFLTQQTRSKFVFARPSKVTETLLKYIPAEEIPVHCGGLKQENDSEFSNEDAVMEVVVKAGSTETINIPVSEAGTTLIWELCVTGWEVNYKEEFEPSHEGSYSIIVQRDRKMGVQEGPVRNSFKNKEPGKVMLIVQNVSFKKKRVLYRHKIKKISSST from the exons ATGGCCAAAACTACTGAGGTTGATGGAAAGCAAGAGCAAAAGCCATCTAAGAATGTTGAAAACGAAGATGTCATAGTGGCAAAGGTGGAAGGTGTAGAACAAAATGGGGAATCAAAGGAAGATAATGTGCAAAAAATGGAGGTAGTGATTGATAATGGAAAGAATGTACATGAACTAACAGCAAAGAAAGTGGAGGAGAAGGAAAGCAAAGCTGAAAGAAAGGATATGTCATTATCTCCTGTAGCTGAGAAGAATACCTCGCCTAGGGAAGAAAGCAACTTCCTCTCTCACTTAAAAGTGCATGAAAAAAAGGCATTTGCAAAACTCAAAATGAAGATTGATGAAGTTATCAAGGGAAAGCTATGGATTCAtgagaataaaaataatgtcGATGAAAcagtggagaagaagaagaaagatgaagCTGAAAGAAGTGATGTTAATTCACAGCCACCTCCTACAGTTGATAGGAGTTCTTCATTTACGGATATGAGCAACTTTCCTTCAGATTGGAAAGAGTATGAGAAGAAGGCATTGGCTGAGCTAAGAGCAAAGGTTGAAGAATCAATCAATGGCAATCATTTGTTCAAGGCGAAGAACGAGCAAATGGATTTGCAAGAGAATGCAAAATCAttgaagaaagtgagaaaagAGATCagggagaaaaaagaagaaaagagtgaAGAGAATGAAAAGTTGGTACtcgaagggaaagaaaaagaagacgcTGACAAGAATGGTGCCAAAGAGAGCAAAGAGTCCAAGCAAGATAAGACCCATTTGCCTATTGAGGAAGAAAATCTTAATGTCGATAAGGATATTGCGCTTTGGGGGATACCATTATTGCCTAGTAAAGGAGATAATGCCACTGATATAATACTACTGAAGTTCTTGAAGGCTAGAGAATTCAAGGTCAATGATGCTTTTGAAATGTTAAGGAATACCCTTCAATggaggaaagaaaataatattgattCGATATTGAAAGAAAGCATTGATAGTACTGAACTTGACATGATGTGCTACATGAATGGCTTGGACCGCCAAGGCCACCCGGTATGCTACAACAACTTCGGGTTGCTTGGAGACAATGAGATGTATAACAAGATGCTAGGGACTGAGGAGAAGCGTGAAAAGTTCTTGAGGTGGAGGGTTCAGTTGATGGAGAAGGGGATTCAAAGACTTGATTTCAAGCCTGGTGGTGTGTCTTCATTGCTCCAAATCAGTAATCTTAGGAACACTTCAGGCCCCTCAAAGAAGGAGCTTTGGTGTTCTATAAAGCAAGTGGTTGGGCTTCTCCAAGATAACTATCCAgaatttgttgaaaaaaat ATATTCATCAATGTCCCTTTCTGGTTTTATGCCTTCACTGCTCTCCTATCACCTTTCCTAACCCAACAAACTAGGAGTAAATTTGTCTTTGCTCGCCCTTCCAAGGTTACAGAAACTTTGCTCAA GTACATCCCTGCCGAGGAAATTCCTGTCCATTGTGGTGGCCTTAAGCAGGAAAATGATTCTGAGTTCTCCAATGAAGATGCTGTAATGGAAGTTGTTGTCAAGGCAGGATCAACAGAAACTATTAATATCCCAGTGTCAGAG GCAGGAACTACTTTAATCTGGGAACTTTGTGTCACGGGTTGGGAAGTGAACTACAAGGAGGAATTTGAACCAAGTCATGAGGGATCGTACAGCATTATTGTTCAAAGGGATAGGAAAATGGGTGTGCAGGAGGGTCCAGTTCGGAATTCTTTCAAGAACAAAGAACCTGGAAAAGTTATGCTCATAGTTCAGAATGTATCGTTCAAGAAAAAGCGTGTTCTTTATCGACACAAGATCAAGAAGATCAGCTCCTCTACTTAA